GAGGGACGACATGGTATTCAACGAAATTACGAAAGCACTCGGCTCAGTAGACGCACAGAAAAAAGATTCGGAAAAAGCTTGGAAAGATGCTCAAGAACAAATTAAACGTCAGCTTTCGCGCTAATCGGTAATTGCGCAATAAGGGAATAAAATAGAGGATGCGGCAGGGGCGCCAAGCGTACCCTACCGCATCGGATTATCGGAGGACTAATATGGGAGGCCTTTTAAAAGAAATATACAAGAGCAGAACGCTCTATCTGTTTATTTCTCCATTTTACATCTTGTTCCTAGTCTTTTCGGTGTTTCCTATTATCTTCTCGATCTATCTTTCCTTTCACAAATGGGACGGAATCGGGAGTATGTCTTCGGTAGGCTTTAACAACTTTAATTATATGTTTCACGATCCGAATTTCTGGCAAGCTATGATCAATAATATCGCGATTTGGTTGTTGGCTAACGGTCCTATGCTTGTATGCGCTTTGGTTATTGCCTACGTCATTAATCTGTCGATCGTAAAATTCAAAGGATTTTTCAGAATCGCTTTTTTTCTTCCGAATATAACGGCCATGGTCGCGGTTGTCATTATATTTCAGTCCATGTTCGGGAACGAGTACGGACTGATCAACTTCTTCCTTGAGAAGCTAGGGTTGGATAAAATAGCTTGGTTCAATTCCAGCACTGGAGTCCGTGTTGTTATTGCGCTTATGATCGCCTGGAGATACTTGGGCTATAATGCCATCATCTATCTCTCAGGATTGCAAAGAATTCCTAAGGATTTGTATGAAGCGGCGAATCTCGATGGGGCGACGATGTTCCAGACCTTTACAAAGATTACTTTACCGATGCTTCGCTCGATCATATTGTTTTCGGTTATGATGTCGACGATCGGGGGATTCCAGATTTTTACCGAGCCTCAGGTGCTCGCGGGTAATCAATCTCCGTATCCGGGATCTGAAACGATCGTACTCTACATGTTCCGGGAAGGCTTCGTTTATCAGAACTATGGATATGCGGCTGCAGTCTCGTGGGTTCTGTTCGTCATTATCGGACTCATATCCGTTTTGAACTGGAAGCTCTTCAATAAGTCTGACGATTGATGAAAAGGAGCATAAAAATGACAGCAAAAAAGATATTCGTGCATACTTTTTTGTTAATCGGTGTTATATTTTCGATATTCCCGTTTTACTGGCTAGCGGTTATGGCGACGAATGAAACGAGCGCAATCTTTTCTTTTCCTCCTAAATTGGTGTTTGGGGACTATTTCTTGGTGAATTATCATCACGTCATGGATAACATCAATTTTTATCGCGCGCTGTTCAACACCCTTTTCATCGCGATCACTAGCTGTGTACTGCAATTGTTTTTCAATTCATTGACGGGATTTACTTTCTCGAAATTCAAATTCCCGGGATCCAAGGTGCTCTTCTATTTAATGATGGCAACGATGATGATCCCGGCCCAAATGCTGCTAGTTCCGCAGTTTATTATTATTAAAGAGATTGGATGGCTAGGAAGCTATAAAGCTCTGATCGTTCCGGGCATGGCAAGCGCGTTCGGGATTTTCTGGATTAGACAATATGCGTTAGCTATCCATGACGATTTGCTCGAAGCCGGTCGCATAGATGGGTGCACCAAGTTCGGATTATATTGGCGGATTGCTTTACCTATTCTTCGGCCAGCGCTTGCTTTTCTTGCCATTACGACCTTCATGGGAGTCTGGGAAGATTATCTGTGGCCTTTGATCGTATTGACAGATACTTCAAAATTTACTTTAATGTTAGCGTTGCAACAATTAAAATCAGTTCATACCGGTGACTATTCCATGGTTATGACCGGAACGCTTTTGGCCACCCTGCCAGTAATCGTTTTCTTCCTAGTTGTAAGCCGTCAATTTATTGCGGGAATTATGGAAGGGGCGGTCAAAAGCTAGAAAAAAACTAAAAAAACAGTTTCAGCAATTATGAAAGCAGGGTGACGATGATGGCGCCGAAGATTAAGGATGTCGCCAAGTACGCGGGTGTTTCCGTTACGACGGTTTCGAGAGTACTAAACGGAGAGAAGTACGTCAAGGACGATTTGAAAGCTAGGGTTCAAAAGGCGATAGACGATCTTGGTTACTCGCCAAGTCATATTGCTAGAAGTCTCGTCCGTAGGAAAACGAATCTTATTGGGGTGATTGTCCCTGATGTTACTTCGAGCTTCTATTCCACGATCCTTAGCACGATCGAGAAAACCGCGAGCCTGAACGACTATAATCTTTTGGTATGCAACATCATCGAAGATACAGATAAAGAGCTTAAATACTTGCAAGTGTTCAAAGAGATGCGTGTCGATGGCATTATTATCATGCATGAGAAAATAAACGAAGAAATACGCGAAATGATAATGAAGCTGGGGATACCTATCATCTTCTCAAGCGTAAAACCAAAGGATCAGCCTTTCATTTCCGTAATCATCGACGATTATTCGGCAGCATATGATGCAACGAGACACTTAATCGATCTCGGACATTCGCGCATCGGTTTTATCGGGGGCGACATGAACGACGTGACATCGGGTCAGAACCGCTATTTCGGTTTTGTTCACGCCTTGTCCGATTTCGGAATCGAACAAGTAGAAGCTCACATTAAGTTTGGCGATTACAAAACGCGTAGCGGTTACGACATGATGAAGGAAATTTTAGCTTGCCGAACCCGCCCGACGGCGGTATTCGCAGTAAGTGACGATATGGCTGTCGGAGCCATGAACTGCATTAGTGATTATGGATTATCGGTTCCGGGTGATATATCCGTTATCGGGTTCGATGGTAGCCAATTAACGGAGCAGGTTCGTCCGCGATTGTCATCCATGGAGCAGCCTATCTTAGAGATGGGGAAAATAACCGTGCTTAAGCTTCTCGATTTGATTTCAGGCAACAATGCGACCCTTAAAGATGACGTCATTCTAAAGCACATGTTAGTCATACGTGACAGCTGCAAGAAATACGTCAACAGAGAGGATCAAACATAATAGGTATCGGAAGAAGGAGAACGAATTGAAAATGTTCGATGCTGTTGTAATTGGCGATGCTAATATCGATCTCGTCGTGCCGGGGTATAATGAAGTTCCTCAACCTGGCCAGGAGATCTTAGTCGATAATATTGCAATGCACGTAGGCGGGGGAGCCGCGTTATTCGCGGTCTCACTTGCGAAGCTAGGAACTCGAGTCGCATTTAACGGCGTGTTGGGCGATGACAACCACGGCCAATATATTAGGGATCGCTTTGCCGAATATGGTATCGATACCACAATGATAAAAACAAGCAAAGAGCACAATACAGGCATCTCGATTGCCTTTAATCCGGGCTCGGATCGTTCCTTCATTACTTATTGGGGATCCAATATGGAGCTTCGGTTCGATAACTTGGATATAGAGCAAATTGCCCAAGGTAGCCACGTACATTTGACCGGTTACAAAGGGGAACGAAATCATGAGCAATATATACAGCTGGTAAAGTCGCTTAAGGACAATGGAGTTACATTGTCCTGCGATGTAGGATGGGATGATTCCGGCAAATGGGATAGAGGAGTATTCGAATTAATGAAGTATTTTGACGTTTTCTTGATGAATGAGACCGAGTGTTTTCATTATACAGGGATGGAAAACGTAGAAGATAGTCTGAGATACATGAGTGAATATTGCAGCCATGTCGTAGTCAAACTGGGGAAAGAAGGGGCCATTTCCGTAAAAAACGGGATTATCAAACGCCTTCCGGGTTATTCGGTTGAAGCTGTTGATACGACGGGAGCTGGAGATTCCTTTAACGCAGGGTATTTATTTGGATTCTTGTCTGGCAAAGATGTCGAAACTAGTATGAGATACGGTAATGCCTGTGGGGCACTTTCCGTGAGCGCATTCGGCGGGAGCACGAACACACCGACTTACGACCAACTCGAACAATTTATTAGCAGTCATCAAAATACGCAGCATGCCGTCTAGTCAAGACAGACGGGGAAGGAGAGAAGTAACAATGAAGAAGCTTCCCAATTCGGTTTCGGATTTACTACAAGAAGCCCATTCAACTCTTGCCGGACATCCGAAGCTATTGGACATGTTCCTGAAATGTTTTCCGAACACGTTAGAAACGACTACGAAGCTGCTGGAGGATCAATCAGCCTTCGTCATTACCGGAGATATTCCGGCTATGTGGTTAAGAGATTCCAGCGCACAGGTGAGGCATTACTTGCCGCTTGCCAACGGAGACAAGGAGCTTCAGCACTTGATTGAAGGATTAATTCGCCGGCAGATCGCTTATATTCATATCGATCCCTATGCTAACGCCTTTAATGAAGAAGCAAACGATAATCGTTATGACGAGGATCTGACTGAGCTTGATGCTTGGGTGTGGGAGAGAAAGTACGAAATTGATTCGCTTTGCTATCCCATTCAGCTTTCTTATCTCTATTGGAAACAAACAGGCAGAACCGAAATATTTGACGAAGCCTTCCGAGCTGCGGTTCAAGCGATATTGAACTTGTGGAAAATAGAACAAAGGCATGCCGAGCTGTCGCCTTACCGGTTTGCCCGAATCAATTGTCCTCCGAGCGACACGCTGCGGAACAACCGAATGGGAATGCCAGTTAATTATACAGGTATGACCTGGTCAGGGTTTCGTCCGAGCGACGATGCTTGCACGTTCGGATATCTCATTCCTTCTAACATGTTCGCGGTCGTCGTTCTTCGTTATATCGAGGAGATCGCCATGGAAGTATGGAATGACGCCGAACTCATTCAGCTCGCGTCAGAGCTTAGGGAAGAGATCGACTTTGGTATTCAAAACTACGGTACCTATCTTCATCCGAAGTACGGAAAGATCTATGCGTATGAGACGGACGGCTTCGGTAACTACAATCTGATGGATGACGCCAATGTGCCGAGTCTGCTATCGATCCCTTACTTGGGTTACACAACATTCGATGATCCGATCTATCAGAACACACGCAAGTTTGTGTTAAGCGGCGATAACCCTTATTACCATGAGGGAAAATTCGCTAAGGGAATCGGAAGCCCGCATACGCCCGAGGGCTTTATCTGGCCGATCAGTTTGGCGATGCAGGCGCTTACCGCACGGGATGATGCAGAAATCGGCGAGCTGCTGGAAATGCTGCAGCGGACGGATGCGGATACGGGATATATGCACGAAGGATTCGATCCGGATAACCCGTCAAGCTATACACGTCCTTGGTTCGCTTGGGCAAATAGTCTTTTCGGCGAATTGCTGTACAGCTTGATGGCAAGAGGATTTTTTAATAAAGGGTAATTCTTTTATGGCAGGAGGGAACATCGATGATTCGCTTAGATCGTTATTGGGAGAATTTGAACGTTCTCCAAGTGAACAGGGAGGCTCCGCGAGCTGCCTACATCCCCTTCGTGGATGAAAATTCGGCCAAGTCGGGAAAGCGGGGGAGATCCCCCGTATATCAAACCTTAAATGGTGCATGGAAGTTTAAGTACCACAAGAGCGTCTTAAACGTCGTTGACCCGTTCTATGAGGAAACTGCCGACGTGAGCACATGGGACGATTTAATCGTTCCGTCTTGCTGGCAAGTAAATGGGTATGATCAGCTTCAATATACGAACATCGATTATCCTTTTCCTAACGATCCTCCTTTCGTCCCCAATGATAATCCAGCCGGACTTTACGTTCGAGAGTTTAATATTTCGAACCAGTGGGATGAGAAGGAGAAGTATATTGTTTTCGAAGGTGTTAATGCTTGTTTCTACCTTTGGATAAACGGACAATTCGCCGGTTATAGCCAAGGCAGCCGCATGCCTTCGGAGTTTAACGTTTCTTCTCTCCTAAAGCCGGGGAAAAACAAGATTGCAGTTATGGTATTAAAATGGTGCGACGGTTCTTATTTGGAAGATCAGGATTCTTGGCGATTTTCAGGTATTTTCCGCGACGTGTACATGCTTGCGCGTGATTGCGTCCACGTAAGGGACGTGTTCAATAAGCAAAAGTTCGAAGACGGCTTTCGGAAAGTCGTTCTGACGACGGAAATCGAGACGAACGGGCACTTGAATGTAAGCGCCGATTTAATGGATGTCGAAGGGAAAGTCGTAGCTTCGGTCAACGCCTTAATCGATAGTAAAGGGACTCTACGTTTCGAGGTAGACGATCCGAAATTGTGGAGCGCCGAGACGCCTTATCTCTACGAGCTTTACGTTCGCGGTGGCAGCGAGGTACTGCGGTTTCCGGTTGGGTTCAAGCAATTGACTGTCGAAGGTGGCGTGTTTCGTATCAACGGTCAGGCCGTTAAGCTCAAGGGCGTAAACAGGCACGATTCTCATCCGGAGCTCGGGCAGACGATTCCGGTAACCCATATGATCAAAGATCTTATTTTGATGAAAAAACATAATGTGAACACGATCCGTACCTCTCATTATCCGAACGATTCCCGGTTCATGGATCTATGCAACGAGTATGGGTTTTACGTCGTGGACGAAGCTGATTTGGAAAGTCACGGAATCGGAACCGGACACATAGAAGGATCCGCGCACTCTATCTCACGCGATCCCGACTGGAAGGCCGCTTTCATGGATCGCGCGGTTCGAATGGTGGAGAGGGACAAGAACCACCCATGCGTCGTCATGTGGTCATTGGGTAACGAGTCGGGATATGAAGCCAATCACATCGCGATGGCTGAATGGATTAGAGAACGCGATCCATCGATTCCGGTTCATTATGAAGGCGCAGCTCCGCACTATAAGGGCAGCTCGCAAATAGATTGTTTGGACTTGGAAAGCCGTATGTACGCTTCGGTTCAAGAAATCGAAGCTTACGCTAAAGACGAGAACAACGTCAAGCCTCTCTTCTTGTGCGAGTACAGCCATGCGATGGGCAATGGCCCAGGAGATTTAAAGGACTATTGGGACGTCATTTATCGTTATCCGAAGCTTATCGGTGGTTGCGTATGGGAATGGAACGACCATGGTATCGCAACGGAGACGAAGGACGGCACGCCTTTCTTTGCTTACGGTGGAGATTTCGGGGATAAGCCTAATGATGGAAATTTCTGCATCGACGGGCTAGTTACACCGGATCGCAAGCCGCATACGGGACTTCTCGAGTTGAAGAAGGTGCTCGCGCCTGTTCGGATCGAGGAGCACGACTTGAAAGTCGGCGAGATTAAGGTGACAAACCTCTATGATTTTATCGACCTTTCCCATGTGGGCGTTTTCTGGAAAATAGAGCTGGACGGAAGGCTGATTCAACAGGGACAGCTCGATACAGAAGGAATTTTGCCGCAAAACTCTCGCCTTATGACTTTGCCGTTTAACTTGCCCGAAACGTTCATTGGACGTTACGTGCTTACTTTCTCCATTTGGTTAAAAGAGGAGACGCGATGGGCCGAAGCAGGTCATGAGATTTCATTCGAGCAGATGGAATGGAAGTGTGATAAGCCGAGTTTGGAGATCGGCGATGACGTCCGTGATGTCTCGGTCAAGCCATCTCCTGCATTGCAAACGGAAGAGACGGGACGTTGGCTAACCGTCGAAGGCTTTGATTTCCGTCATGTTTTCGACCTGGAGTCCGGAACTGTACACCGTATTTCGAGGAACGGAGTGAACATGCTGGACGCTCCTTCAGCATTTACGGTCTGGAGGGCGCCGACGGATAACGATATGCACGTGAAAGAGAAGTGGCTCGAGGAAGGCTACGACCGTGCTGCTATGAAGACGTACCATTGCAATTGGGCTAAAACAAATGACGGGAATGTGGAGATCAGAAGCAGATTTTCCATTTCTGCGGACAGCCGAGCATCGATTCTCTCCGGAGAATTATGCTGGAACGTTAACGTATCGGGGGAGATTCGCCTAATTTTGAACGTTAAAGTCCAAGCGGAATTGCCATATCCTTACCTTCCACGTTTCGGTCTTCGGCTATCGATGCCTCCGGGCATGGAAGAGGTTGAATACTCGGGCTTCGGACCGCATGAGAGTTATGTAGACAAACGCCAAAGCGTAAAACGGGGCCAATTCCTGACAACGGTCGATGAAATGTTCGAGAACTATATCATGCCACAAGAGAACGGCTCCAGGTATGGAACCGAATGGGCCATCGTGTCCAACGCGCAAGGCATGGGCCTTCGCTTCTCTACGCAGAATGGCTTCTCCTTCAACGCTTCCCATTTTTCGCCGGAAGACTTAACCGAAGCGCAGCACGATTGGGAGCTTGCGAAGATGAAAAGTAAGAATACGATCGTACACCTCGATTACAAAATGAGCGGAGTCGGATCGAACTCCTGCGGACCGGTGCTTGCGGAAGCGTACCGTTTGAACGATAAGGAATTTCAATATGAGCTAAGCCTCACTCCCGTATTTAAAGAAGACGAATAGAGGAACTTCAAGGAGGACTCGCGAGTGAAATATATCCAAATTCAAGGCGTTGATAAAAAGATTTCGCGGTTATTCATGGGGACAGGGGATTTACGGAAATTGGAGGATCCGCAACGGATCATGCTAGATGCGTATATCCAGGCCGGAGGCAACGCCTTCGATACCGCTCATCAATATCGGGGCAAGGAGCTCGTTCTCGGCCAATGGCTGGCTGAGACGGGACTTCGGGAACAGCTGGTCATTTTAACGAAAGGCGCTCATCACGATGACGGGAGCCCAGGGCCTCGCGTGAATCCCCAGGCGATTCGCAAAGACTTGAAAGAGAGCCTAGAACGACTCGGTACCGATTACGTCGATCTATATGCGCTTCACCGCGATGATCCGACCGTTGAGGTCGGCCCTATCATCGAAGAACTGAATGAGCATCTTCAAGCGCGGACAATTAGAGCCATCGGTGCCTCGAACTGGTCACACAAAAGAATTCAGGAAGCAAACGAATACGCAGCTTCACGAAACTTGACTGGCTTTTCCTTCAACAGCCCGAATTTAAGCTTGGCCAAGCCTCTAGAAGCTAGGTGGGCGGGAGCTATCTCTGCGGATGAGGCAGCGTGCGAATGGCACGTCAAAAATCAATTGCCATTATTAGCTTGGTCCGCGCAAGCGGGAGGATTCTTCTCCGGGAACTTCTCACCGGACAATCGAACGGACGAAGAGATGGTCAGAGTATATTACAGCGACAATAACTGGGAGCGATATCGCCGTGCCGTTAAGTTAGCGGAAGAAAAGGGCGTGACTCCGATCCAAATTGCTCTTGCCTACGTCCTTTATCAGCCTTTTCCGACTTGCGCGATTATCGGTCCTCGAAATCCTGAGGAGTTCTATTCCTCGATCGAGTCTATGAATCTTGAACTGAGCCCGCGGGAAGTTGAATGGCTAGATCTGAAAGTGGAGGATATTCAATGATGATCAGACATAAGCTTGCGGCACAGCTGTACACCTTAAGGAACGAAGTGAAGAAGGATTTCGAGGGTGTTCTTAAAGATCTAAGTAAAATGGGATGGGCGGCCGTTCAAATCGACGGTTTGCATGGACATCCCGCTCGGGATATCGAAGCCGTGTTGAAGGAAACAGGCTTACGAGTAGCGGGTATGCATGTTGGCTTAGAGCGAATGAAGCATGATCTGAAGGCAGTGCTGGAGGAAGCAAGCTTGTTCAATACAAAAGATTTTATCTGCCACTCACTGCCGGACGGTCTGCAGACGCCCGAGGGATACGAGAGCGTAAAGAAAGATTTGCTGGCGGTTGCCGCTGAGGTTGACGGCAAGGGATACCGAGTGGGTTATCACAATCATGACTTTGAATTTCACACGAAGATCGACGGGAAATTTGCACTGGAATATTTGCTGGATGATCCAGCAATTCATGCCGAAATCGATACTTATTGGGTTATGAAGGCAGGCCATGATCCGCTATCCTTTATTCGGAATTATGCTTTCCGCATGCCGATTCTTCATCTCAAGGACATGACCTCTGATGGTCGGCAATATTTCTCCGAAATCGGAACCGGCCTGATCGACTTCGCTCCGATTCTGAAATGGGGACTGGATAGCGGCGTTGAATGGTTTGCGGTGGAGCAGGACTACTGTCCGGGCAATCCGATGGATAGCTTGGCTTTGAGCTTAGAAAATTTGTTGAAGCTTGAGAAATCGCTTTGAGTTGATATCCGGGGAGAAAGGTGAGGATAAATATGTTGTTCACAGAAAAGAAGCTGGAAGCGAGGCTTCAAGAATTAAACGATACACGTTATCGCGACGCTATTCCATTGGTAAGCTTCTCCGCCGTTGAAGATGAGATCGGAGCTACGGCAGCCCGGCCTCCTGTAGGATCGCCAACGTTCGAATTAAAAACAGGCGAGACATGGAAAGGCCGCGATCGTTATATTTGGTTATCCCGTAGCATCGAGATTCCTAGCGAATGGGCAGGCAAAACAGTGCTCGGACGTTTCGACTTCGGAGAGACGGGTGGAGGAAACAACGACGGCTTCGAGTCGCTGCTTTACTGGAACGGCGCTCCGTACCAAGGCGTTGATTCCAACCATCAAGAAGTATTCCTTCCGGATGAAGCCGCTGGAACGACTGGCACAATGGACATTCGATTGTGGTCGGGTCTCGATGGTGGCGGTAAGCCGCGCGAAATGAAGCACACGGTGAACCGGGCCGAGCTGTGTTGGCTAGATGAAAGAATCGACGATTTCTATTATACGGGTCGTGCCGTGCTAGAAACGATTCAAGCGCTTGGTGTAGCTCATCCCGACCGCGTGGGTCTCGTTAAAGCGCTCGACCGTGCTTTTCTTAAGGTGGATTGGTCCCAACCGGGTTCGGAAGCTTATCGCGAATCCGTTTATGATGCTCGCGAACAATTGCTGGCGGAACTGAACGGTTTTGAGAAGCATCATCCCGTTACAGTTACGACCATTGGTCATACCCATATCGATGTGGCTTGGCTTTGGAGATTGAAGCATACGCGCGAGAAATGCGCCCGCTCGTTCTCAACGGTCCTTCGCTTGATGGAACGCTTCCCGGACTACGTGTTCTTGCAGACGCAGCCGCAATTGTACGCCTACATTAAACAAGACTACCCGGAGATTTACGAGCAAATCCGGGAGCGCGTGAGCGAAGGGCGTTGGGAAATCGGCGGAGGCATGTGGCTCGAAGCCGATTGCAATCTGACGTCGGGTGAATCGCTGGTCAGACAATTCCTGTTCGGAACCCGGTTCATGCGTGAAGAATTCGACGTGGAAAGCACATATTTGTGGCTACCCGACGTATTCGGATATAGCTGGGCATTGCCGCAAATTTTACAGAAATCCGGCTTCGATACGTTCATGACAACCAAAATCAGCTGGAACCAATTCAACAGAATGCCACACGATACGTTCAAATGGCGGGGAATCGACGGATCGGAAGTGCTTACGCATTTCATCACGACACCGGATGATTGGGAGGAAGCCAACTCCTTCTTCTATACGTACAACGGCTTAGTCACAGCCAAGACGGTAAAAGGAGCTTGGGAAGGCTACCAGGAAAAAGAAGTGAATCAAGAATTGCTCTTATCCTATGGCTACGGAGATGGCGGCGGAGGCGTAAATCGGGAAATGCTCGAAATGCGTCGCCGGCTAGATACAATGCCAGGGTTGCCGAACGTGAAGCCGGGGCGCGCGGATGATTACTTCCAGCGGCTGCAAAAAACTTTCAAAGAAACGGATCGTTACGTTCATACCTGGGACGGTGAGCTGTACCTTGAGTACCATCGGGGAACTTACACGAGTCAGGCTTACAATAAACGGATGAATCGGAAGCTGGAGCTTCTCTATCGAGAGACGGAATGGGTTAGCGCATTGGCAAGCGTACTGCAAGGGAATTGGAGCGAGTATCGCCAAGAGAAGCTGAATGAGGGCTGGACGATTATTTTGCGCAACCAGTTCCACGATATCATTCCGGGTTCCTCGATTAAGGAAGTTTATGAAGACAGTCGCGAGGAGTATGCCGAGGCGTTGTCGATCGTAACGGACGCTTGGAACGAAGCGGCAGCTGTCGTCGGGGGGCAGAAAAAGGAAGGAACGTTGACGGTTCTTAATAGCTCGCCTTGGGAACGCAATGATTTGCTCGTCGTCACGGGAGACAAAGCTCCTGCCGGAAGCGTATGGACGGATGCGGAGGGGAATGCCTTATTATCCCAACAATCCAATGGCCGTTGGATAGTGGCAGCCTCCAAGGTACCTTCGTTAGGACTGGCTTCCATTCACTATCAGGCTGAATCATCTTCTGTTGCCGAGGTAGAGATTCCTTTCCATAACGAAGGACGCGTGCTGAGGACTCCTCATTATGAGATCGAGTGGAACGAAGCTGGACAATTGTCCCGGATTTACGATCTGGACAATCGTCGTAACGTGCTTGCGCAAAATTCCCGTGGCAACGTCCTGCAAGTATTCGAGGACAAGCCGCTTAACTTCGAAGCTTGGGACGTCGATATTTTCTACCAAGAGAAAATGCGGGAAATTTCCGAATTGGTTTCCGCGGAGCTTGTGGAAGCGGGACCTTTGGCTGCGACCGTTGAGTTCAAATGGAATTACGCGAAGTCCGTGATTACGCAGAAAATGACGGTCTACGCCGGAAGCAGACGGATAGATTTCCGCACGCATATTGATTGGCAGGAGCATCAACAGCTTCTGAAAGTTGCTTTCCCTGTAGACGTTCGTTCAACGGAAGCTACTTACGATATTCAGTTCGGGAACGTCAAGCGTCCGACGCATTGGAATACGAGCTGGGATTGGGCACGATTCGAGACTGTCGGGCACCAGTGGGCTGACCTGTCAGAACGTGGTTACGGCGTGAGCCTGCTGAACGATTGCAAATACGGCTATGACATTAAGGATAACGTTCTCCGTCTGTCCTTGTTGAAGTCGGCCATCAGCCCGGACCCGGATGCCGATATTGGAGAGCACGAATTCGTCTATGCGCTCTTCCCGCATGAAGGAGATTGGTATGCAGGCGGCACCGTTCAAGAAGCTTGGTCGCTCAACAATCCATTGACAGCTTATGAAGGAACTCCCGTTAGGGACAAGTTCTCATTGTTCCGCTTATCCGCCTCTAACGTAATGGTGGATGCGGTGAAAAAAGCGGAAGATGGAGATTATCTCGTGCTGCGTGTCCATGAATTCGCCGGTGTTCGCTCGACGGTTCGGTTGGGCAGCGACTTCCACATTGTTTCCTTACAAGAATGTGATCTCATGGAAAAGCCTATCGGAGCTGCTTTACCTACAGATGCCGAGTTCGAGCTTAAGCCTTATGAAATCAAAACCTTTATCGTTCATCTCCAAGTCTAATTCTTCGGGCAAGGAAACTGGATTTAAGCCTGAAGCTCGCAAGCTCCCTAAGGAATTGCGGGCTTCCTCTTTCTTTATCTGATTAGGAATTACTCAAATCTATAATAAATAGAGGTTTTGCTAATGAAAACCATTCGATTGACAATGGCACAGGCTTTGCTGAAATTTCTGGATCAACAGTACATTTCTATGGACGGAGAAGAAACCAAATTCGTCCACGGAGTTATGGGTATATTCGGACATGGCAACGTAACGGGTATTGGCGAAGCGCTCGAAAGGGAATCAGGTAATCTGATTTTCCTACAAGGTAAGAACGAGCAGGGGATGGTTCATGCTGCAACAGCGTACGCCAAGCAGAAAAACCGTAGGCAAATTTTCGCATGCACGACGTCAATCGGACCTGGTGCGCTCAATATGATTACTGGCGCGGCAACCGCTACGGTAAACCGCATCCCAGTGCTCCTTTTGCCGGGCGACAACTTCGC
This portion of the Cohnella abietis genome encodes:
- a CDS encoding aldo/keto reductase; its protein translation is MKYIQIQGVDKKISRLFMGTGDLRKLEDPQRIMLDAYIQAGGNAFDTAHQYRGKELVLGQWLAETGLREQLVILTKGAHHDDGSPGPRVNPQAIRKDLKESLERLGTDYVDLYALHRDDPTVEVGPIIEELNEHLQARTIRAIGASNWSHKRIQEANEYAASRNLTGFSFNSPNLSLAKPLEARWAGAISADEAACEWHVKNQLPLLAWSAQAGGFFSGNFSPDNRTDEEMVRVYYSDNNWERYRRAVKLAEEKGVTPIQIALAYVLYQPFPTCAIIGPRNPEEFYSSIESMNLELSPREVEWLDLKVEDIQ
- a CDS encoding sugar phosphate isomerase/epimerase family protein, which encodes MMIRHKLAAQLYTLRNEVKKDFEGVLKDLSKMGWAAVQIDGLHGHPARDIEAVLKETGLRVAGMHVGLERMKHDLKAVLEEASLFNTKDFICHSLPDGLQTPEGYESVKKDLLAVAAEVDGKGYRVGYHNHDFEFHTKIDGKFALEYLLDDPAIHAEIDTYWVMKAGHDPLSFIRNYAFRMPILHLKDMTSDGRQYFSEIGTGLIDFAPILKWGLDSGVEWFAVEQDYCPGNPMDSLALSLENLLKLEKSL
- a CDS encoding glycoside hydrolase family 2 TIM barrel-domain containing protein, translated to MIRLDRYWENLNVLQVNREAPRAAYIPFVDENSAKSGKRGRSPVYQTLNGAWKFKYHKSVLNVVDPFYEETADVSTWDDLIVPSCWQVNGYDQLQYTNIDYPFPNDPPFVPNDNPAGLYVREFNISNQWDEKEKYIVFEGVNACFYLWINGQFAGYSQGSRMPSEFNVSSLLKPGKNKIAVMVLKWCDGSYLEDQDSWRFSGIFRDVYMLARDCVHVRDVFNKQKFEDGFRKVVLTTEIETNGHLNVSADLMDVEGKVVASVNALIDSKGTLRFEVDDPKLWSAETPYLYELYVRGGSEVLRFPVGFKQLTVEGGVFRINGQAVKLKGVNRHDSHPELGQTIPVTHMIKDLILMKKHNVNTIRTSHYPNDSRFMDLCNEYGFYVVDEADLESHGIGTGHIEGSAHSISRDPDWKAAFMDRAVRMVERDKNHPCVVMWSLGNESGYEANHIAMAEWIRERDPSIPVHYEGAAPHYKGSSQIDCLDLESRMYASVQEIEAYAKDENNVKPLFLCEYSHAMGNGPGDLKDYWDVIYRYPKLIGGCVWEWNDHGIATETKDGTPFFAYGGDFGDKPNDGNFCIDGLVTPDRKPHTGLLELKKVLAPVRIEEHDLKVGEIKVTNLYDFIDLSHVGVFWKIELDGRLIQQGQLDTEGILPQNSRLMTLPFNLPETFIGRYVLTFSIWLKEETRWAEAGHEISFEQMEWKCDKPSLEIGDDVRDVSVKPSPALQTEETGRWLTVEGFDFRHVFDLESGTVHRISRNGVNMLDAPSAFTVWRAPTDNDMHVKEKWLEEGYDRAAMKTYHCNWAKTNDGNVEIRSRFSISADSRASILSGELCWNVNVSGEIRLILNVKVQAELPYPYLPRFGLRLSMPPGMEEVEYSGFGPHESYVDKRQSVKRGQFLTTVDEMFENYIMPQENGSRYGTEWAIVSNAQGMGLRFSTQNGFSFNASHFSPEDLTEAQHDWELAKMKSKNTIVHLDYKMSGVGSNSCGPVLAEAYRLNDKEFQYELSLTPVFKEDE